In Spirosoma aureum, a single genomic region encodes these proteins:
- a CDS encoding helix-turn-helix transcriptional regulator: MSYFTKCFREQFGVLPSNYLEIDTLPVTGAWYRVQVVDSVDLNPYV, from the coding sequence TTGTCGTACTTTACCAAGTGTTTTCGGGAACAGTTCGGCGTGTTGCCCAGCAATTATCTGGAGATAGATACTTTGCCTGTTACGGGGGCTTGGTATAGAGTTCAGGTCGTTGATTCAGTCGACCTAAATCCCTATGTTTAG
- a CDS encoding cupin domain-containing protein: MAINYPHTIQNCLGEKLTFLSVEKHPNGDKVLVENQVTPQSGPPMHTHFMQDEELTVVSGTLAYQVLGQQPSYAYAGESVLFKRGIPHRFWNAGTDNLICTGWIQPANSIVYYLSAIYAAQNKSGKAQPEAFDAAYLLTRYAHEYDMAEIPPFVKKVIIPITYWLGLLLGKYKHFADAPVPLK, translated from the coding sequence ATGGCAATTAACTATCCTCATACAATTCAAAACTGCCTGGGAGAAAAGCTCACGTTTCTCTCGGTCGAGAAACATCCCAACGGCGATAAAGTGCTGGTCGAAAATCAGGTGACACCCCAATCAGGGCCACCCATGCACACGCATTTTATGCAGGACGAAGAACTTACGGTCGTCTCAGGTACTTTGGCTTATCAGGTGCTGGGGCAGCAACCGTCCTATGCCTATGCCGGTGAAAGCGTGCTGTTCAAACGGGGTATACCTCACCGTTTCTGGAATGCCGGTACGGACAACCTGATCTGCACGGGCTGGATTCAACCGGCCAACAGCATTGTTTATTATCTGTCGGCGATCTATGCAGCTCAGAACAAATCAGGTAAGGCTCAACCCGAAGCGTTCGATGCCGCTTACCTATTGACCCGGTATGCCCATGAATACGATATGGCTGAGATTCCCCCGTTTGTCAAGAAAGTGATTATTCCGATTACTTATTGGCTGGGTCTGCTTCTGGGAAAGTATAAGCACTTTGCCGATGCGCCTGTGCCATTGAAATAG
- a CDS encoding TetR/AcrR family transcriptional regulator, which translates to MNKESEIVVKALEMFNERGIEYVGLRELAAALGIRVGNLTYYFPTKDDLVNRLAQDLSRLNEQIVGEEPLSLFSFLERFRKVFANHLQYRCLLLSIVHLMEQNKVLSAAYKETEKKRYLSIVNSLSALQESDYLTPEADIDFLVSVCTLTARFWLSEASLSFSHLSPGEQIKHYVRLLAKLFLPYATEKGSRDAGRFLAGL; encoded by the coding sequence ATGAATAAAGAATCAGAAATCGTGGTTAAAGCGTTAGAAATGTTCAATGAACGGGGCATTGAGTACGTTGGACTACGGGAGCTGGCAGCGGCCCTGGGTATCAGGGTCGGCAACCTCACCTATTATTTTCCGACCAAAGATGATCTGGTAAACCGGCTTGCTCAAGACCTATCCAGGTTGAACGAACAGATTGTGGGGGAGGAGCCCCTCAGTTTGTTTTCGTTTCTGGAGAGATTTAGAAAAGTGTTTGCCAATCATCTTCAATATCGATGCCTGCTGTTGAGTATTGTGCATCTGATGGAGCAAAACAAGGTGCTGTCGGCAGCCTATAAGGAAACTGAAAAAAAGCGGTACTTATCAATTGTGAACAGCCTCTCAGCATTGCAAGAATCGGATTATTTAACTCCGGAAGCCGACATTGATTTTCTGGTATCGGTCTGTACCCTGACGGCCCGTTTCTGGCTTTCCGAAGCCAGCCTGTCTTTTAGCCACCTGAGCCCGGGGGAACAAATCAAACACTATGTCAGGTTGCTGGCTAAACTATTCCTACCTTACGCGACAGAGAAAGGCAGCAGGGATGCTGGCCGGTTTTTGGCCGGTTTATAA
- a CDS encoding SRPBCC family protein: MNTNLTFDFSVNKENNTILVKREFAAERPLVWDAYTKSDILDLWWAPKPWKARTKTMDFREGGHWHYAMVGPEGEEHWAWVDYQSIQVQKKFTGLDAFADEAGNINKDLPRSKWEVVFEDKGPVTLVELHISYDDLAQLETTLQMGFKEGLALAMEGLDELLATLKK; the protein is encoded by the coding sequence ATGAATACCAACTTAACGTTTGATTTTTCTGTAAATAAGGAAAATAACACAATCCTGGTAAAAAGAGAATTTGCCGCAGAACGACCTTTGGTTTGGGATGCTTACACAAAAAGCGATATTCTTGATCTATGGTGGGCGCCTAAACCCTGGAAAGCCAGAACAAAAACAATGGACTTTAGAGAGGGTGGCCATTGGCATTACGCCATGGTAGGACCCGAAGGTGAAGAACATTGGGCATGGGTAGATTATCAGAGCATTCAGGTGCAGAAAAAATTCACAGGCTTAGATGCCTTTGCCGACGAAGCAGGTAACATCAATAAAGATCTACCACGATCAAAATGGGAAGTTGTCTTTGAAGACAAAGGGCCGGTAACGCTTGTAGAGCTCCACATTTCCTATGACGATTTGGCTCAACTTGAGACAACACTTCAAATGGGCTTTAAGGAAGGACTAGCCCTGGCCATGGAAGGATTAGATGAGTTACTTGCTACATTAAAAAAATAA
- a CDS encoding di-heme oxidoredictase family protein, translating into MKKTSLLYLVTSVFTFGIVACNALLPEAKLDHDLLDGPIGELTPEQNSQFLRGDRAFNDEIFTTATGLGPIFVASSCGSCHAGDGKGHPFTTLTRFGQVDETGNKFMDHGGPQLQNRAIPGLTAEAIPAGATSSRFMPPANTGLGLLGALSDAQILAKADPDDRNGDGISGVPNWITPPHFFKPQGFHEAHDGKYIGRFGKKAAAIDLLHQTVNAYKQDMGITSEFDPEDPINYAVSGQAGDGVPDPEVASSTVNAVVFYLRTLKVPVQRNATDADVVAGKQVFVKIGCGGCHTPEWTTAQSDIAVLSKQTFAPYTDLLLHDMGKGLDDGYTEGTAKTAEWRTPPLWGLGLSKNSQGGSVFLLHDGRAHSVDEAIRLHGGEATKAKDAYTQLTSTDREKLLVFLDSL; encoded by the coding sequence ATGAAGAAGACCTCTTTACTATACCTGGTCACGTCGGTGTTTACGTTCGGTATTGTGGCTTGTAATGCCCTGTTGCCGGAAGCTAAACTCGACCATGATCTGCTCGACGGGCCTATTGGTGAACTAACGCCCGAGCAAAATAGCCAATTCCTTCGGGGTGATCGCGCCTTTAACGATGAGATATTTACAACCGCAACAGGTCTGGGTCCCATATTTGTCGCGTCGTCCTGTGGGAGTTGCCATGCCGGAGACGGCAAAGGCCACCCCTTCACGACGTTGACACGCTTTGGGCAGGTGGATGAAACTGGTAACAAATTTATGGACCACGGAGGCCCCCAACTGCAAAACCGGGCGATTCCGGGCTTAACCGCAGAAGCCATTCCAGCCGGTGCTACCTCATCGCGTTTCATGCCCCCGGCCAATACAGGATTAGGGCTTCTGGGCGCTTTATCCGATGCGCAAATCCTGGCAAAAGCCGATCCCGATGACCGAAATGGTGATGGCATTTCAGGTGTTCCGAACTGGATCACTCCTCCTCATTTTTTTAAACCTCAGGGATTTCATGAAGCCCACGACGGCAAATATATCGGGCGATTCGGTAAAAAAGCGGCCGCTATCGACCTACTGCACCAAACCGTGAACGCCTATAAGCAGGATATGGGCATCACCTCGGAGTTCGACCCGGAAGACCCCATCAATTATGCCGTCTCCGGTCAGGCAGGCGATGGCGTTCCCGATCCGGAAGTAGCCAGCTCGACCGTAAATGCCGTGGTATTCTATCTACGCACCCTCAAAGTTCCTGTTCAACGGAATGCAACGGATGCTGATGTCGTAGCCGGAAAACAAGTATTCGTCAAGATCGGCTGTGGCGGCTGTCATACACCGGAATGGACAACCGCCCAATCCGATATAGCCGTCTTGTCTAAGCAAACCTTTGCCCCTTACACGGATCTGCTTTTGCACGACATGGGCAAAGGTCTGGATGATGGCTACACGGAAGGGACGGCCAAAACAGCGGAATGGCGGACACCTCCCCTTTGGGGCTTGGGTCTATCAAAAAATTCGCAAGGCGGTAGTGTCTTTCTACTTCACGATGGACGAGCTCATTCGGTTGATGAGGCCATTCGACTTCATGGCGGTGAAGCCACCAAGGCTAAGGATGCCTACACGCAGTTGACGTCTACGGACCGCGAGAAGCTTTTAGTATTTCTAGACTCCCTATAA
- a CDS encoding SusC/RagA family TonB-linked outer membrane protein encodes MKKNLSKKWHYALCMSCLQLALCSFTASYGSPGKPTDVLFINRTHLIPDEQSTDRAISGTVADETGVGLPGVSVLVKGTQRGTVTDKDGAYRLSVPDGVATLTFSFVGYISQDVTVSNQTVVNITLKPETKSLDEVVVVGYGTARKRDLTGAMTSVTAKDFNKGNFTSPDQLIQGKVSGVQILNNSGQPGGAATVKIRGNSAITGSGQPLYVVDGVPLDNRSARPGLNANGLGNTPGGNPLNFLNPADIASIDVLKDASATAIYGSRAAYGVVIINTKRGQAGQAKIDVGLNTGVSTIFRRINVLNAEQYREAIKYYGVSPLNDRGGNEDPFGSILRKGLQQNYTIAISGGNETGKYRISAGYLNQEGIINKTGFKKYTANFSGNLKFLESKKLGLDINVNTSQYVEDIAAITNDAGSNGSLIGHALQWNPTDSLRKANGSLNIKAGAVINPLAMSELYNDQSKVTTVLASISPYFKFTDWLEYRMLYSINYSAGGRRSSINQDINISATQGKGWASIGTNELSTQQFTHTLNFNKDILPDFNLNALLGFEYMSFANKGSAMSALGPASGFGNYGLDYTDYIQYSNTTGRTVSSFVDPTAELQSYFGRAIGNYKDRYLVTATLRADGSSKFGSNNKYGYFPSFSAAWNISNEKFFHVNSINSLKLRGGWGKTGNQEFPSGSSQARYSFTDNGGLGQTNNPNPDLKWQSDKQYNFGFDVSLLNSRITATVDYFNKTTTDLLFPSPPIQPAPPGSVIRWINLDGRIQNKGLEVAIDGAIVKKDNFSWDLSANATFITNSVSGLTAPILTGALNGPGLSGVSVEVIQNGLPINAFYTRRYLGMNESTGLATYEDAGNTFFYVGNPNPKTLLGLNTTLRYKKFSLIANMNGAFGQDIYNNTNNAVISVGLINGGRNIALSLFREPTKESIANPVTPSSRYIEKGDYLKMTNATVSYAIGNIARVIRGASVYVTGQNLFVITKYTGFDPEVNVNKAINSVPSVGIDYAAYPPARTITFGVNFSL; translated from the coding sequence ATGAAAAAAAATCTCTCTAAAAAGTGGCATTATGCTTTATGCATGAGTTGCCTCCAGTTAGCCCTGTGTTCGTTCACAGCAAGTTACGGTTCACCTGGAAAACCAACGGATGTACTATTCATCAACCGGACTCATCTGATCCCGGACGAACAATCCACCGACCGGGCTATTTCCGGCACAGTCGCGGATGAGACGGGGGTTGGATTGCCGGGGGTATCGGTGCTGGTCAAAGGAACACAACGAGGCACCGTGACGGATAAAGACGGTGCTTATCGATTATCCGTTCCCGACGGAGTTGCGACCTTAACCTTCAGTTTTGTGGGGTACATCTCCCAGGACGTTACAGTTAGCAACCAAACAGTGGTGAATATTACGTTAAAGCCCGAAACCAAGTCGCTCGATGAGGTAGTCGTTGTGGGCTATGGAACCGCCCGGAAAAGAGATCTTACCGGTGCCATGACATCGGTTACCGCCAAAGATTTCAACAAAGGCAATTTTACATCTCCCGATCAATTAATTCAGGGTAAAGTTTCCGGCGTACAAATTCTCAATAACAGCGGTCAGCCGGGTGGTGCGGCAACGGTTAAAATTCGGGGAAATTCTGCCATTACAGGTAGTGGCCAACCCTTATACGTAGTCGATGGGGTACCACTGGATAACCGGTCGGCCCGGCCTGGGTTAAATGCCAATGGCCTGGGTAATACGCCCGGCGGTAACCCACTGAATTTTTTAAACCCGGCTGATATTGCCTCAATTGACGTATTAAAAGACGCATCGGCTACGGCCATTTACGGTTCCCGAGCAGCCTACGGGGTTGTCATTATCAATACCAAACGAGGGCAGGCTGGACAGGCGAAAATTGACGTGGGCCTCAATACGGGTGTGTCGACCATTTTCCGAAGAATAAATGTGCTCAACGCCGAGCAATACCGGGAAGCAATAAAATATTATGGCGTGAGCCCGTTAAATGACCGGGGTGGAAATGAAGACCCATTTGGCTCCATTTTAAGAAAAGGTCTGCAACAGAATTATACCATTGCTATTAGTGGTGGCAACGAGACGGGCAAATATCGTATATCGGCTGGCTATCTGAACCAGGAGGGCATCATCAATAAGACGGGCTTCAAAAAATACACGGCCAATTTTTCGGGTAACTTAAAATTTCTGGAGAGTAAAAAGCTGGGATTAGACATAAATGTTAATACCAGCCAATACGTCGAAGATATTGCGGCCATTACCAACGATGCTGGTTCGAACGGAAGCCTGATCGGGCACGCTTTACAGTGGAACCCGACCGATTCACTCCGCAAAGCCAACGGCAGCCTCAACATCAAAGCGGGTGCGGTGATCAATCCGCTGGCCATGTCTGAGCTGTACAATGACCAATCCAAGGTAACCACCGTTCTGGCCAGCATTTCCCCTTATTTCAAGTTTACGGACTGGCTGGAATATCGGATGCTGTATAGCATCAATTACAGCGCGGGTGGACGCCGGTCGTCTATTAATCAGGACATTAACATCTCTGCAACCCAGGGAAAGGGCTGGGCCAGCATTGGCACTAACGAGCTCAGCACCCAGCAATTTACGCACACCTTAAACTTCAATAAGGATATTCTGCCGGACTTTAATCTTAATGCGTTACTCGGTTTCGAGTACATGAGCTTTGCCAACAAGGGATCGGCCATGAGTGCCCTGGGGCCTGCGTCTGGATTTGGCAATTACGGTCTGGACTACACCGACTATATCCAGTATTCGAACACAACCGGTCGTACCGTCTCGTCATTTGTCGATCCTACCGCCGAACTTCAATCGTATTTTGGCCGGGCCATCGGTAATTACAAGGACCGATACCTGGTAACGGCTACACTCCGTGCCGATGGTTCCAGTAAATTTGGCTCGAACAATAAGTATGGGTATTTTCCTTCGTTTTCGGCCGCCTGGAACATTAGTAACGAGAAATTTTTTCACGTCAATAGCATCAATTCGCTAAAACTGCGGGGTGGCTGGGGAAAAACGGGTAATCAGGAGTTCCCTTCGGGTTCTTCGCAGGCCCGCTATTCGTTCACCGATAACGGCGGGTTAGGGCAGACCAATAACCCCAACCCGGACTTAAAATGGCAGTCTGACAAACAGTACAACTTCGGTTTCGACGTGTCATTGCTGAACAGCCGGATTACAGCCACGGTCGATTATTTTAATAAAACAACCACCGATCTGTTATTCCCTAGCCCGCCGATTCAGCCCGCTCCTCCCGGCTCAGTTATTCGGTGGATCAATCTGGATGGCCGTATCCAAAACAAAGGGCTGGAAGTGGCGATCGATGGGGCCATTGTCAAAAAGGATAACTTTAGCTGGGATTTAAGCGCCAATGCTACCTTTATTACCAATAGTGTGTCAGGCTTAACCGCCCCTATCCTGACGGGTGCATTGAATGGGCCGGGCCTTAGTGGCGTTTCGGTGGAAGTGATTCAGAATGGCTTACCCATTAACGCATTTTACACCCGCCGATACCTGGGCATGAATGAATCTACCGGCCTGGCTACGTACGAAGACGCTGGTAATACCTTTTTCTACGTGGGTAACCCCAATCCCAAAACCCTGTTAGGTCTCAACACGACGCTTCGGTATAAAAAGTTCTCGCTGATTGCCAACATGAACGGCGCTTTCGGGCAGGATATTTACAACAACACCAATAATGCCGTCATCAGTGTGGGGTTGATTAACGGGGGACGAAACATCGCCTTGTCGTTGTTTAGAGAACCAACCAAGGAGTCGATCGCCAACCCGGTAACGCCTTCTTCGCGCTATATCGAGAAAGGTGATTATCTGAAAATGACGAATGCTACCGTGTCGTACGCCATCGGTAATATAGCCCGGGTGATTCGGGGAGCCTCAGTTTATGTGACAGGTCAAAATCTGTTTGTGATCACCAAATACACAGGCTTTGATCCGGAGGTCAATGTCAATAAAGCCATCAACAGCGTGCCGTCGGTAGGTATCGATTATGCCGCTTATCCACCCGCTCGTACCATCACCTTTGGCGTCAACTTCTCTCTATAA
- a CDS encoding RagB/SusD family nutrient uptake outer membrane protein translates to MMSLPFFKNNLIRICTFGLVISLGSCTDLVEKFQGDLTASQINPSTSGNTAALLTGVYNSIREPFQNNSQLNALCEMTTDAMMGPTRGPDWDDNGTWRQLHQHRWDGNHIRIINTFNNMSGGIFAATDMLRFNPTPQQSAEARFLRAWCMFWLLDLYDQVPYREPGESVVQESKVRKGMDALNFIISEVTTIQANLPEGPAGLANKDAARVFLMKLYLNKGAYANRAAPTFAAEDMNKVISLADEIINSNKYSFTANYYDSFAPNNTTIGKENIWTQENVGGVSPNANLRNRWVTFLHPNQNPNGNNGWVIPPDYYDKYEATDKRLGAAYKSPGGLANPGNRINTGFLIGQQYNLTTDAPLKDRPGNPLIFSKEVKIIETGANLELPGIRPIKYPIDYANDGSRLIDNDYVYFRLADVLLMKAEAILRGGSPTSAGTYGNTAVSLVNAIRTHPSRGASVLAAVDLNALLDERGRELYIENWRRQDLIRFGKFLQPFYEKNYASDPKYLLFPIPIQQMAVNSNLTQNSGY, encoded by the coding sequence ATGATGTCTTTACCATTCTTCAAAAATAATTTAATCCGTATTTGTACGTTCGGCCTGGTCATAAGCCTGGGAAGTTGTACAGACCTGGTCGAGAAGTTTCAGGGCGATTTGACCGCCAGTCAGATCAATCCGTCCACGTCGGGCAATACCGCTGCGTTGTTAACGGGCGTTTACAACTCGATCCGGGAACCCTTTCAAAACAATTCGCAGTTGAATGCGCTCTGCGAAATGACGACCGATGCCATGATGGGCCCTACCCGAGGTCCGGACTGGGACGATAATGGCACCTGGCGTCAATTGCACCAGCACCGCTGGGACGGCAACCACATCCGCATTATCAACACCTTCAACAACATGAGTGGTGGGATCTTTGCGGCAACCGATATGCTGCGCTTTAATCCAACCCCGCAACAATCGGCCGAAGCCCGGTTTTTACGGGCCTGGTGTATGTTCTGGCTACTGGACTTGTACGATCAGGTGCCTTACCGCGAGCCGGGAGAGAGTGTAGTGCAGGAATCCAAAGTGCGCAAAGGCATGGATGCGCTGAATTTCATTATCAGCGAAGTAACGACCATACAGGCTAATTTACCCGAAGGTCCGGCTGGTCTGGCGAATAAAGATGCCGCACGTGTATTCCTGATGAAATTGTATCTCAACAAAGGCGCCTATGCGAACCGGGCGGCTCCAACCTTTGCTGCCGAGGATATGAACAAGGTCATTAGCCTGGCCGATGAGATTATCAATAGCAATAAATATTCGTTCACCGCCAATTATTACGACAGCTTCGCCCCGAACAATACGACGATTGGTAAAGAAAACATCTGGACGCAGGAAAATGTGGGCGGGGTATCTCCGAACGCAAACTTGCGGAACCGGTGGGTAACCTTCTTACATCCGAATCAAAACCCTAATGGAAATAACGGCTGGGTAATCCCGCCAGACTACTACGATAAATACGAAGCAACCGACAAGCGGCTGGGTGCTGCGTATAAGAGTCCGGGGGGACTGGCTAATCCAGGCAATCGCATCAATACCGGTTTTCTGATCGGTCAGCAGTATAATTTAACAACGGACGCTCCCTTAAAAGATAGGCCCGGTAATCCCCTGATTTTTTCGAAAGAGGTAAAAATTATAGAAACGGGTGCTAATCTGGAACTGCCGGGGATACGCCCGATTAAGTATCCGATCGATTACGCCAACGATGGTAGTCGTCTGATCGATAATGATTATGTGTATTTCCGGCTTGCCGATGTGTTGTTGATGAAAGCAGAAGCCATTCTACGAGGTGGATCGCCAACGAGTGCAGGAACTTATGGCAACACGGCGGTTTCGTTGGTCAATGCGATTCGAACCCATCCCTCCAGGGGAGCCAGCGTTTTAGCAGCTGTGGACCTGAATGCGTTACTCGATGAACGAGGCCGGGAATTGTACATAGAGAACTGGAGACGGCAGGATTTGATCCGCTTCGGTAAGTTTCTGCAACCTTTTTACGAGAAGAATTACGCGAGCGATCCAAAGTATCTTTTGTTTCCGATTCCCATTCAGCAAATGGCAGTTAACTCGAACCTGACCCAAAATTCGGGTTATTGA
- a CDS encoding LysR family transcriptional regulator, producing MEIRHLQMVKEVASSGNLTRAAEQLFLTQSALSHQLREIEGYFNTQLFIRDKKQMRLSQAGMIVLQAAEKILQEVADTRAKVRTLIDNEAGEIRLCTQCYTSYHWLAGFLREFQMIYPKVDIKIELEAATKDADKHLITNTIDVAITEGNGNPKFVYTPLFQDEFVAIIAPDHPWAGRCWVELADFAGQNYVMYNIPDEESENFMMIFKNCRPAKVYKITLTEAILEMVKAGMGVAVMPTWVVRPYVQSGQLTTVPITEERILRTWYAATLKGKQQPPFTGAFVKQLACYMKELDNYACAV from the coding sequence ATGGAAATTCGACACCTTCAGATGGTGAAAGAGGTTGCCAGCAGTGGTAACCTGACGAGAGCCGCCGAGCAGCTGTTTTTAACACAATCGGCCCTGAGCCATCAGCTACGAGAGATTGAAGGCTACTTCAACACGCAGCTTTTTATTCGCGACAAAAAACAGATGCGTCTTTCGCAGGCTGGGATGATTGTTTTACAGGCAGCCGAGAAGATCCTTCAGGAAGTAGCCGATACGCGGGCTAAGGTTCGAACACTGATCGACAATGAAGCAGGGGAGATTCGACTTTGTACCCAATGCTACACCTCCTATCACTGGCTGGCTGGTTTTTTGCGCGAGTTCCAGATGATTTACCCCAAAGTAGATATTAAGATTGAGCTGGAAGCTGCAACCAAGGACGCCGATAAGCACCTCATAACCAATACGATTGATGTAGCCATCACGGAAGGGAATGGCAACCCTAAATTTGTGTATACCCCACTTTTTCAGGATGAGTTTGTGGCTATCATTGCCCCCGACCATCCATGGGCTGGTCGCTGCTGGGTCGAGCTAGCTGATTTTGCCGGACAGAATTATGTCATGTATAATATCCCGGACGAGGAAAGTGAAAATTTTATGATGATTTTCAAAAACTGTCGGCCCGCCAAAGTGTACAAAATCACTCTTACCGAAGCGATATTGGAAATGGTCAAAGCCGGTATGGGTGTTGCCGTCATGCCAACCTGGGTAGTTCGGCCTTACGTACAATCAGGTCAATTGACAACAGTACCCATCACGGAGGAACGAATTCTTAGAACCTGGTATGCCGCTACCTTAAAGGGCAAACAACAGCCACCATTTACTGGCGCTTTTGTTAAGCAACTAGCCTGTTACATGAAGGAACTGGATAACTACGCTTGTGCGGTATGA
- a CDS encoding QcrA and Rieske domain-containing protein gives MSSNTTINRQDFLKTCGAACLGVVSFSALLTSCKSVYYAQMPVLKGNVIEVSRKEFDAVSKKGEVSIRPFILVEMKGQSFPIYLYRRSDTDYSAVLMKCSHQGNELNAHDGHLTCPAHGSEYDANGKVTEGPAEKNLTAYRVTADPQTITIHIA, from the coding sequence ATGTCTTCCAATACAACGATCAATCGCCAGGATTTCTTAAAGACCTGTGGAGCCGCCTGCCTCGGAGTAGTCAGCTTTTCAGCCCTGCTGACCAGTTGCAAAAGTGTGTATTATGCCCAAATGCCTGTTTTAAAAGGCAATGTGATCGAGGTCAGTCGAAAAGAGTTTGACGCCGTTTCCAAGAAAGGGGAAGTAAGTATCCGACCCTTTATTCTGGTCGAAATGAAAGGACAGTCCTTCCCTATTTATCTCTATCGCCGAAGCGACACGGATTATTCGGCTGTATTGATGAAATGCTCCCATCAGGGCAACGAACTCAATGCACACGATGGACATCTGACCTGCCCGGCGCACGGCAGTGAATACGATGCGAATGGCAAAGTAACCGAAGGTCCGGCCGAAAAGAATTTAACGGCTTACCGAGTCACAGCAGATCCTCAAACCATCACGATTCACATCGCCTGA
- a CDS encoding ArsR/SmtB family transcription factor — protein MRRDIFQAIADPTRRAIIVLIASQPMTPNAIAEHFDTTRQAVSKHLRLLAECELVIPEHSGREIYYRLEITKMKEIDQWLDQFKKLWESRFNELDNVLLTIKNEQK, from the coding sequence ATGAGACGGGATATATTTCAAGCAATTGCCGACCCAACAAGGCGGGCTATCATAGTACTCATTGCTTCCCAGCCAATGACACCCAATGCCATTGCAGAACACTTTGATACAACCCGGCAAGCCGTTTCCAAGCATCTCCGCTTACTGGCGGAATGCGAATTGGTGATACCAGAGCATAGTGGACGGGAAATTTACTATCGGCTCGAAATAACCAAAATGAAAGAAATTGATCAGTGGCTTGACCAGTTTAAGAAGCTATGGGAAAGCCGCTTTAACGAACTTGACAATGTATTATTAACAATTAAAAACGAACAAAAATGA
- a CDS encoding EamA family transporter, with protein MNQKNLKVASPFLVAVAFAIVYIVWGSTYFFIQMAIQDIPPLLLGVMRFLAAGTILLLWSFIKGERIFIKSSLITSAVVGILLLVVGNGVVIWAEQTLPSALVAILVSSAPIWFVLLDKPNWSITFKSKSTLAGLTVGFIGVLLLFGEQVGNMLSANTDRSKIIGMLSLLVGAIAWSSGSLYSKHNPSEGSPTVNVAWQMVIAGLVFLPASLLNHEFERVIWSQITVQAWLALAYLVLFGSIIAYSAYVWLLQVRSATQVSTYAYVNPVIAVILGIMFAHETISLVQIIGLVVILGSVLLINLSKYRTGTAGNNKGKKGVFDKPSTLQRDQVCVPDVLIPPVKIIET; from the coding sequence ATGAATCAGAAAAACCTAAAAGTCGCCAGTCCATTTCTGGTTGCTGTCGCCTTTGCGATCGTTTACATTGTCTGGGGCTCGACGTATTTCTTTATACAAATGGCCATTCAGGATATTCCACCTTTGCTCCTCGGAGTCATGCGTTTTCTGGCCGCCGGGACGATACTGCTTTTATGGTCATTTATAAAGGGCGAACGCATCTTCATAAAAAGCAGCCTTATTACGTCAGCTGTAGTGGGCATATTGCTTCTGGTGGTGGGTAACGGTGTCGTTATTTGGGCCGAACAAACCCTTCCCAGCGCGCTGGTGGCCATATTAGTCTCATCGGCACCGATCTGGTTTGTGCTACTCGACAAGCCCAACTGGAGTATTACTTTTAAAAGTAAATCGACGCTGGCTGGACTGACGGTTGGTTTTATTGGCGTACTCCTGTTATTTGGTGAGCAGGTAGGCAATATGCTGTCAGCAAACACGGATCGATCAAAAATCATTGGCATGTTGTCGTTACTTGTCGGAGCCATTGCCTGGTCGTCGGGGTCACTTTATTCAAAACACAACCCTTCTGAAGGTTCGCCAACCGTTAATGTAGCCTGGCAGATGGTCATCGCTGGTCTGGTATTTCTGCCCGCCAGTCTGCTGAATCACGAATTTGAGCGGGTAATTTGGTCTCAGATCACAGTGCAGGCGTGGCTGGCACTGGCTTATCTTGTTCTGTTTGGGTCAATTATTGCTTATAGCGCCTATGTGTGGTTACTACAGGTACGCTCGGCTACTCAGGTTAGTACCTATGCATACGTAAATCCAGTGATTGCTGTTATTTTAGGAATCATGTTTGCTCATGAAACCATCTCACTAGTCCAGATTATTGGTCTGGTCGTTATTTTAGGTAGTGTTTTATTAATTAACCTTTCCAAATACCGTACCGGGACAGCGGGCAACAACAAAGGAAAAAAAGGAGTATTTGATAAGCCCTCTACATTACAGCGAGATCAGGTTTGTGTGCCCGATGTGCTTATTCCTCCGGTAAAAATAATCGAAACCTAA